A region of Pseudanabaena sp. BC1403 DNA encodes the following proteins:
- a CDS encoding N-6 DNA methylase encodes MAKTSLTSNKNNQKVTDNIVAKLWNLCNILRDDGVTYNEYVTELTFLLFLKMLAETGQEHRLPKEYRWNELDQRDGLEQLKFYRQLFLDLGNEEIVSDPVVLSIFSDIQTKLRKPTNLKALTDAIDKLDWFTVREEIDEGNKDNQKDESHQEDADKFGDLYEGLLEKNAADKKSGAGQYFTPRSLIHCIVRIVKPQAGEVIQDPAAGTGGFLVAADHYIKKHTDNLFTLTPTKAFFQRHEAYRGLELVPDTHRLCLMNLLLHGIESGVNNGDSLSPDGEALGKADVILTNPPFGTKKGGGRPTRADFSITAETSNKQLAFVEHIYRALKTNGRAAIVLPDNVLFEDNTGRRLRQELMNICDLHTILRLPTGIFYAQGVKTNVLFFTRGKSDRGNTKAVWVYDMRANTNTFGKTRQLTLADFAEFEAAFGDDPYGKSPRIDQGEEGRFRCFTREQISDRNDNLDIAWLRDTSDDPEDEMTEPEEIALAIATHLKNALNAIGGLMEELENS; translated from the coding sequence ATGGCAAAAACCAGCTTGACAAGCAACAAGAACAATCAAAAAGTTACCGACAATATTGTTGCTAAGCTTTGGAATCTCTGTAACATTCTGCGAGATGATGGGGTCACCTACAACGAATACGTTACAGAATTAACATTTTTATTGTTTTTAAAAATGTTAGCAGAGACAGGTCAAGAGCATCGGCTACCTAAAGAATATCGTTGGAATGAGTTAGATCAGCGCGACGGGTTGGAGCAATTAAAGTTTTATCGTCAGCTTTTTTTGGATCTTGGCAATGAAGAGATAGTATCAGATCCAGTAGTTTTATCAATTTTTAGCGATATTCAGACTAAACTTAGAAAACCTACCAACCTCAAGGCTCTCACCGATGCGATCGACAAATTAGACTGGTTTACGGTAAGAGAAGAGATAGATGAAGGGAATAAAGATAATCAAAAAGATGAATCTCATCAAGAAGATGCTGATAAATTTGGCGATCTCTATGAAGGTTTGTTAGAAAAAAATGCTGCTGACAAAAAATCTGGAGCAGGACAATACTTTACACCGCGTTCTTTGATTCATTGCATCGTTAGAATCGTTAAACCCCAAGCAGGTGAAGTCATTCAAGATCCCGCCGCAGGTACAGGCGGATTCTTAGTTGCAGCCGATCATTACATCAAGAAACATACAGATAATTTATTCACATTAACTCCAACAAAAGCATTTTTCCAACGCCATGAAGCTTACCGAGGTTTAGAACTAGTACCAGATACACACCGACTCTGTTTGATGAATTTGCTATTGCATGGCATCGAAAGCGGCGTTAATAATGGCGATAGTCTCTCCCCCGATGGTGAAGCATTGGGCAAAGCCGATGTCATCCTTACCAATCCTCCTTTCGGAACAAAAAAAGGTGGCGGTCGCCCCACCCGAGCAGACTTTTCCATTACCGCCGAAACATCCAATAAACAACTCGCCTTTGTTGAACATATCTATCGCGCCCTCAAAACCAATGGCAGAGCCGCCATAGTTCTTCCCGACAACGTTCTGTTTGAAGACAACACAGGCAGAAGGTTAAGACAGGAATTAATGAACATCTGCGATCTCCATACAATTTTGCGCCTACCCACAGGCATTTTTTATGCCCAAGGCGTGAAAACCAACGTGCTATTTTTTACACGCGGCAAAAGCGATCGCGGCAACACCAAAGCAGTCTGGGTATACGATATGCGAGCCAATACCAACACCTTCGGCAAAACCCGACAACTAACCCTCGCTGATTTTGCCGAATTTGAAGCCGCCTTTGGTGACGACCCTTATGGCAAATCCCCACGCATTGACCAAGGTGAAGAAGGAAGATTCCGTTGCTTTACCCGTGAACAAATCAGCGATCGCAATGACAACCTTGATATTGCATGGTTACGCGACACCAGCGACGATCCTGAAGATGAAATGACCGAACCCGAAGAGATTGCCTTAGCGATCGCTACTCATTTAAAAAATGCTTTAAATGCGATCGGGGGCTTGATGGAAGAACTAGAAAATAGCTGA
- the hsdR gene encoding type I restriction-modification system endonuclease — MEIQSANFEFLRQHDPQIIQLAALAEQFFHIDSNTCIFKLRQYAERLAKLIAANTGLYQSSEEAQVELLRRLKLENVISNEVADLFHLIRKAGNKAAHNRGDTNSTDALTLLQTSHQLGIWFHRTFSDRNFKSKAFIPPTDTTAQQNAELKAKIEALEKIITDTQIANQHPTTKQTAAIIERGEAASKTIDLNEAQTRALIDQQLRDRGWEVDSQNLRYSQGFRPTKGKNMAISEYPTNDGIADYALFIGLQCVAMIEAKRRRKNVMDAIGQAERYAKGYSTEVPFVFSTNGRGYLKQLETESGIWFRDTRKSTNHSRALIDFYTPDGLEALLTMDREVAHEKLKNTGFNFGFDLYPHQRAAIEKIEEYLEKDQRSMLVAMATGTGKTKLAIALLYRLLSTKRFRRVCFVVDRSALGNQTADEFTSTKVVTTKTFTDIFGLKGLKDIDPESETKVHICTIQGLVKRILCAKENGDIPPIDQYDLILIDECHRGYLLDREMSDSELSFRNQEDYISKYRRVLEHFDAVKIGLTATPALHTKQIFGEPIYTYGYREAVIDGRLIDHEPPIQIGTIRNKSGIKFKENEQLSRYNTLTGEIKLSNTPDELNFDVEKFNKQVLTEPFNRAIAQELAVRIDPLLDEKTLIFAANDSHADLIVKELKSAMQQRYEELENDAIQKITGAPELAERISTLIRSFRNDSFPKIAVTVDLLTTGIDVPKICNLVFVRRVNSRILYEQMLGRATRRCDEIGKVTFKIFDAVGIYEKMQEVSDMKPVVVDPKISLTQLFDELTQVADPQHQQVIRDQLIVKLRQRLSKMSDRSKEHYEANIGETPETSFYKLRTSSLEAMVAWAKEKPQLGKQWDWNPEYEGTWIPISEHHDEVISVTRGYGKGKKPEDYLDGFMSYIRNNSNQIAALTVVLQRPRELTCTQLRELRLEIDKMGYSETYLQQAWRDTKNEDIAASIIGFIRQAALGDPLIPYEDRVKSALRRILAKKAWTEPQRKWLQRIGEQITKEIVVDRETCDLEPFQSSGGFKRLNHIFDGQLETILGDLNEEIWQKPA, encoded by the coding sequence ATGGAAATACAATCAGCTAACTTTGAATTTTTGCGCCAGCATGACCCCCAAATCATCCAACTCGCCGCCCTAGCTGAGCAGTTTTTTCATATCGATAGTAACACCTGCATCTTCAAACTGCGCCAATATGCTGAACGCCTCGCTAAACTGATTGCCGCCAACACGGGGCTGTACCAATCCTCAGAAGAAGCCCAAGTTGAACTATTACGCAGATTAAAATTAGAAAACGTCATCTCTAACGAAGTTGCCGACCTCTTCCATTTGATTAGAAAAGCAGGCAATAAAGCCGCCCACAACAGAGGCGATACCAACAGCACCGACGCTCTAACCCTCTTACAAACATCCCACCAATTAGGAATATGGTTTCATCGCACCTTTAGCGATCGCAACTTCAAGAGCAAAGCATTTATCCCACCCACCGACACCACAGCCCAGCAAAACGCCGAACTAAAGGCAAAAATAGAAGCATTAGAAAAAATAATCACCGATACCCAAATTGCCAATCAACACCCCACCACCAAACAAACTGCGGCAATCATTGAACGTGGTGAAGCTGCATCCAAAACTATAGATCTCAATGAAGCCCAAACCAGAGCGCTAATCGATCAACAATTACGCGATCGCGGTTGGGAAGTGGACAGCCAAAACCTACGCTACAGCCAAGGCTTTCGCCCCACCAAAGGCAAAAACATGGCAATTTCTGAATATCCCACTAACGATGGTATTGCCGACTATGCCCTATTTATCGGGTTGCAATGTGTCGCCATGATCGAAGCCAAACGGCGGCGTAAAAATGTAATGGATGCGATCGGGCAAGCAGAACGGTATGCGAAGGGGTATAGCACAGAAGTTCCCTTTGTCTTCTCCACCAACGGACGCGGCTATCTCAAACAATTGGAAACCGAAAGCGGAATCTGGTTCCGTGATACTCGCAAATCCACCAATCACAGTCGAGCGCTGATCGACTTCTACACTCCCGATGGTTTAGAAGCATTGTTAACAATGGATCGGGAAGTTGCCCATGAGAAGTTAAAAAATACTGGTTTTAACTTTGGATTCGATCTCTATCCGCATCAACGCGCCGCCATTGAGAAGATCGAAGAATATCTCGAAAAAGATCAGCGATCGATGCTGGTGGCAATGGCAACAGGCACAGGCAAAACAAAACTAGCGATCGCTTTGTTATACCGTTTACTATCCACCAAACGCTTTCGCCGTGTCTGTTTTGTCGTCGATCGCAGCGCCCTCGGCAACCAAACCGCCGATGAATTCACATCCACCAAAGTCGTCACTACCAAAACCTTCACCGATATTTTTGGCTTGAAGGGCTTAAAAGACATCGATCCTGAATCAGAAACTAAAGTCCATATCTGCACGATTCAAGGACTCGTTAAGCGCATCCTCTGTGCCAAAGAAAATGGCGATATTCCACCGATTGACCAATACGATTTGATTCTCATTGATGAATGTCATCGAGGCTATCTGCTCGATCGCGAAATGTCTGATAGTGAATTAAGCTTCCGCAATCAAGAAGATTACATCTCCAAATATCGCCGCGTCTTAGAACATTTCGATGCCGTCAAGATCGGCTTAACCGCCACACCTGCACTGCATACAAAACAAATCTTCGGTGAACCAATTTACACCTATGGCTACCGCGAAGCCGTCATCGATGGCAGGTTAATCGACCACGAACCACCAATCCAAATCGGCACAATACGGAATAAGTCAGGTATTAAATTTAAAGAAAACGAACAGTTGAGCAGATACAACACTCTTACAGGTGAAATTAAACTTAGCAATACTCCTGACGAGCTTAATTTTGATGTCGAGAAGTTTAATAAACAGGTGCTCACTGAGCCGTTTAATCGGGCGATCGCCCAAGAATTAGCCGTCCGTATCGATCCACTACTAGATGAAAAAACGCTGATTTTTGCTGCCAACGATAGCCATGCTGATCTTATCGTCAAAGAACTCAAAAGTGCTATGCAGCAACGCTATGAAGAACTAGAAAACGATGCAATTCAAAAAATTACAGGCGCTCCCGAATTAGCCGAGCGCATCAGCACTTTAATCCGCTCTTTCCGCAACGATTCCTTCCCAAAAATCGCTGTCACTGTTGACTTACTCACCACAGGTATTGATGTTCCCAAAATTTGTAACCTTGTATTTGTGAGGCGTGTAAATAGCCGCATTCTCTATGAGCAGATGCTCGGCAGAGCCACGAGGCGCTGTGATGAGATTGGCAAAGTGACATTTAAAATTTTTGACGCTGTTGGTATATATGAAAAAATGCAAGAAGTCAGCGACATGAAACCTGTAGTTGTAGATCCAAAAATATCTTTAACGCAGTTATTTGATGAATTAACTCAAGTTGCAGATCCTCAACATCAACAAGTAATCCGCGATCAACTGATTGTAAAATTGCGTCAAAGACTTTCAAAAATGAGCGATCGATCAAAAGAACACTATGAAGCAAACATAGGCGAAACTCCAGAAACCAGTTTTTACAAGCTTCGCACCAGTTCTTTAGAGGCAATGGTGGCATGGGCAAAAGAAAAACCGCAACTTGGCAAACAATGGGACTGGAATCCTGAATACGAAGGAACTTGGATTCCCATCTCAGAGCATCATGACGAAGTGATCTCCGTAACGAGAGGCTATGGCAAGGGCAAAAAGCCCGAAGACTATTTAGATGGTTTTATGAGCTATATTCGCAACAACTCCAATCAAATTGCCGCGCTAACCGTAGTTTTACAGCGTCCCCGTGAGCTAACCTGCACGCAATTGCGAGAATTGCGCCTAGAAATTGATAAGATGGGCTACTCCGAAACATATTTGCAACAAGCATGGCGAGATACTAAAAATGAAGACATAGCTGCTTCAATCATCGGCTTTATCCGTCAGGCAGCTCTAGGCGATCCTCTCATTCCGTATGAAGATCGCGTTAAAAGTGCGCTCAGGCGGATCTTAGCAAAGAAAGCTTGGACTGAGCCACAGCGTAAATGGTTGCAACGCATTGGTGAACAAATAACAAAAGAGATTGTGGTTGATCGTGAAACCTGCGATCTTGAACCATTTCAATCTAGTGGTGGATTTAAGCGACTAAATCACATTTTTGATGGACAATTAGAAACTATTTTGGGAGATCTAAACGAAGAGATATGGCAAAAACCAGCTTGA
- a CDS encoding DUF433 domain-containing protein, with the protein MPRTFDRITFNPQIMGGRACLRGMRITVSLVLSLIANGLTTMEILDEYPDLEPEDIKASLLYSATD; encoded by the coding sequence ATGCCAAGAACATTTGATAGAATCACCTTCAATCCACAGATTATGGGAGGTAGAGCTTGTCTTAGGGGAATGAGAATTACAGTTTCCCTTGTACTAAGCCTGATTGCTAATGGCTTAACAACAATGGAAATTCTTGACGAATATCCTGATCTTGAACCTGAAGATATTAAGGCAAGCCTTTTATATAGCGCTACAGATTGA
- a CDS encoding Uma2 family endonuclease: MNTLLKPSTTQLDIWISAPWTEFVAIADAPDSAKRKSYYYNRQMRFEDMSTGSDHANDHALILFALSFYAATKQIPMTAKDGCSYRQIGKTEFQPDASYYIGDNADAIAWGTRIIDLDQYPLPDLVIEISDTTFNDDLGTKRLQYEELGIKEYWIVNVQTMRIYAFAIAPDGSSHHIRQSIVLSGLKLEILEQSLQRSRQENQSTVTAWLMQQFQN; this comes from the coding sequence ATGAACACATTACTCAAACCATCAACAACCCAACTCGACATATGGATCAGCGCCCCTTGGACAGAATTTGTAGCGATCGCTGATGCACCAGATAGCGCCAAACGCAAAAGCTACTACTACAACCGCCAGATGAGATTTGAGGATATGTCCACAGGTTCCGATCACGCCAACGATCACGCATTAATTCTATTTGCTCTCTCCTTCTATGCCGCCACAAAGCAAATACCCATGACTGCTAAAGATGGCTGCTCATACCGCCAAATCGGAAAAACTGAGTTTCAGCCCGATGCCTCCTATTACATTGGTGACAATGCCGATGCGATCGCATGGGGAACCCGCATCATCGACCTCGATCAATATCCCTTACCCGATCTTGTTATCGAAATATCTGACACCACCTTTAACGATGACCTCGGTACAAAACGCCTCCAATACGAAGAACTAGGCATCAAAGAATATTGGATCGTCAATGTCCAAACCATGAGAATCTATGCCTTTGCGATCGCCCCAGATGGCAGCAGCCATCATATTCGGCAATCCATAGTTCTATCTGGACTAAAGCTCGAAATATTAGAACAATCACTCCAACGCAGCCGCCAAGAAAATCAATCCACCGTCACGGCATGGCTCATGCAACAGTTCCAAAACTAA
- a CDS encoding HNH endonuclease signature motif containing protein: MSIPKPIYEFIRQRAKFRCEYCHYPELLSSAPLSVDHIQPKSLGGDDEPNNLALACRRCNERRYNFITGIDPKTETEARLFNPRQEQWANHFVWSTDSLKILGTTPTGRATCNRLDLNDERREEPFIQNSRELWRTAKLHPPDDDPQQFGTIN, from the coding sequence ATGTCCATTCCTAAACCCATCTATGAATTTATACGACAACGAGCAAAATTTCGATGTGAATATTGCCATTACCCAGAACTGCTTAGTTCTGCCCCTCTTTCCGTAGATCATATTCAGCCTAAATCCCTTGGTGGCGATGACGAACCAAACAACCTTGCGCTAGCGTGCCGTCGTTGCAATGAGAGACGTTATAACTTTATTACTGGAATCGATCCCAAAACAGAAACTGAAGCGAGATTGTTTAATCCGCGCCAAGAACAGTGGGCAAATCATTTTGTCTGGTCAACCGATAGCTTAAAAATATTGGGTACAACTCCCACAGGTCGAGCAACCTGTAATCGTCTTGATTTGAACGATGAGCGTCGAGAAGAACCATTCATTCAAAATTCCAGAGAGCTATGGAGAACAGCCAAACTTCATCCTCCTGATGACGACCCACAACAGTTCGGTACAATCAATTAA